The Ictidomys tridecemlineatus isolate mIctTri1 chromosome 6, mIctTri1.hap1, whole genome shotgun sequence genome includes a region encoding these proteins:
- the LOC101972402 gene encoding cytochrome c, protein MGNGEKGKKIFVQKCAQCHTVEKGGKHKTEPNLHGLFGPKTGQVVGFSYTDANKNKGTTWGEDTLMEYLESPKKVLSGTKMIFTGIKKMG, encoded by the coding sequence ATGGGTAATGGTGAGAAAGGCAAGAAGATTTTTGTTCAGAAGTGTGCCCAGTGCCACACTGTGGAAAAGGGAGGCAAGCACAAGACTGAGCCAAATCTCCATGGACTGTTTGGGCCCAAGACAGGACAGGTAGTTGGATTCTCTTATACAGATGCCAACAAGAACAAAGGCACCACCTGGGGAGAGGATACACTGATGGAGTATTTAGAGAGTCCCAAAAAAGTACTTTCTGGCACAAAAATGATCTTCACTGGCATTAAGAAGATGGGATAA